In a genomic window of Lacrimispora sp. BS-2:
- a CDS encoding amidase family protein: protein MAAKINLNEVTITELSKIIKNKTFSIKEIVSQYLEQIDSFDKGFNGLNSILEINSDAITIAEELDERNKDDSGLLYGVPILLKDNINTADRLHTSAGSLALADSSPETDAEIVKILRKKGAVILGKTNMTEFANYMTKGMPNGYSSKGGIVKSPYVLGENPAGSSTGSGVAVAANLCTAAFGTDTSGSIISPGLKNGIVGYRPGKGTLSIKGIIPISFTLDMAGPMTRTVKDAIIIFNEISANKIHFTEKTNLKGTVIGIDQSAIDNMSQEEEKKANGVLDNLKEAGAILKQIHLNTIPNKKIDIIKKYEFKHAMNQYLAELPLDYKIKNLKEIIDFNNIHKEETLRYGQILLEDAQNNTSGEMTESIYLDILKDIEFTKLYMKDQLKDVNVCIIFKDHPIVQYTGLPAITVPCGLYNDGMPFGINITAQTDEELLNTAYAIEQIAGRRVEPKFIGY, encoded by the coding sequence ATGGCAGCCAAAATAAATTTAAACGAAGTAACAATAACTGAATTAAGTAAAATAATAAAAAATAAAACTTTCTCTATAAAAGAGATTGTTTCACAATATTTAGAGCAAATTGACTCTTTCGACAAAGGTTTTAATGGATTAAATTCTATTCTTGAGATAAATTCTGATGCTATTACAATAGCAGAAGAGCTTGATGAAAGAAATAAGGATGATTCTGGTTTGCTTTATGGGGTACCTATTCTTTTAAAAGATAATATAAATACTGCAGATAGATTGCACACATCCGCAGGATCACTGGCATTGGCAGATTCAAGCCCAGAAACGGACGCTGAGATTGTAAAAATTTTGAGAAAAAAAGGTGCTGTTATTCTTGGCAAAACAAATATGACTGAATTTGCCAATTATATGACGAAAGGAATGCCAAACGGATATAGTTCCAAAGGAGGAATTGTAAAATCACCATACGTTTTAGGTGAAAATCCGGCAGGCTCTAGCACCGGTTCAGGAGTTGCAGTAGCAGCTAATTTATGTACGGCAGCTTTTGGCACGGATACTTCTGGCTCTATCATATCCCCCGGTTTAAAGAATGGTATTGTAGGGTATCGTCCAGGCAAGGGGACTTTGAGCATAAAAGGGATTATACCGATAAGTTTTACTCTTGATATGGCTGGTCCCATGACAAGAACCGTTAAAGATGCAATCATTATTTTTAATGAAATATCAGCTAATAAAATACACTTTACAGAAAAGACAAATCTTAAAGGTACTGTAATAGGAATTGATCAATCTGCCATAGATAATATGTCGCAGGAAGAAGAAAAGAAGGCTAATGGTGTTTTAGATAACTTAAAGGAAGCTGGTGCAATCTTAAAACAAATACATCTCAACACAATTCCTAATAAAAAGATAGATATCATTAAAAAATATGAGTTTAAACATGCGATGAATCAATATTTAGCTGAATTACCGTTAGATTATAAAATAAAAAATTTAAAGGAAATAATTGATTTTAACAATATTCATAAAGAAGAAACTTTAAGATATGGTCAAATATTATTAGAAGATGCCCAGAATAATACCTCTGGTGAAATGACAGAATCTATTTATCTGGATATATTAAAAGATATAGAGTTCACTAAACTATATATGAAGGATCAGCTTAAGGATGTAAATGTATGTATTATATTTAAAGATCACCCAATTGTTCAATATACAGGTTTACCGGCGATTACAGTACCCTGCGGGCTATATAATGATGGAATGCCTTTTGGAATAAATATCACCGCCCAAACTGATGAAGAATTATTAAACACAGCTTATGCAATAGAACAAATCGCAGGCAGAAGAGTTGAACCTAAATTTATTGGGTATTAA
- a CDS encoding IS110 family transposase, producing the protein MIYVGIDIAKLYYFASAISSDGEVLIEPFIFSNDGDGFQMLVSKPDSHEHDSNIIGLESTAHYGDNLVRYLVAGSFNVCVINPIKTSTMRKNNIRKKKTDKAGTYIIAKTLMIQESYRFFTFYNLDTPL; encoded by the coding sequence ATGATTTACGTTGGTATTGATATTGCCAAACTCTATTATTTCGCCTCCGCCATATCTTCTGATGGCGAAGTACTCATCGAGCCGTTCATATTTTCTAATGACGGTGATGGCTTCCAAATGCTAGTCTCTAAACCCGATTCCCACGAACATGACAGCAACATCATCGGTCTTGAATCAACGGCACACTATGGCGACAACCTGGTCCGATACCTTGTTGCCGGTTCCTTCAATGTGTGTGTTATCAACCCGATCAAGACATCTACTATGCGTAAAAATAACATACGCAAGAAAAAGACGGACAAAGCCGGCACTTACATCATTGCCAAAACGCTTATGATTCAGGAATCCTACAGGTTCTTTACTTTTTATAACTTAGATACGCCCTTGTAA
- a CDS encoding DUF4183 domain-containing protein, with the protein MATQLFKLVIDATTTTDTAINPEVDKYFYELREDERTGGTITIPATQFTDNNGDIMTGNLTTAATDNGYYLLFINGVLQQSSLYTVSTDGSQVVITDAATVPVGAPITLIVNNFAPVSDSTTTVTT; encoded by the coding sequence ATGGCTACGCAATTATTCAAACTCGTAATAGATGCTACTACTACAACCGATACTGCTATTAATCCGGAAGTTGATAAATATTTTTATGAGCTGAGAGAAGATGAAAGAACTGGTGGTACAATTACTATTCCAGCTACTCAATTTACGGATAACAATGGTGATATTATGACAGGTAATCTTACCACTGCTGCTACAGATAATGGATATTACCTTTTATTTATAAATGGCGTATTACAGCAATCCAGTTTGTATACAGTCAGTACCGACGGTTCGCAGGTTGTTATTACTGATGCAGCTACAGTTCCTGTTGGCGCACCAATTACCTTAATTGTAAATAACTTTGCTCCGGTATCTGATTCTACAACCACAGTAACAACGTAA